The nucleotide sequence GCTTTTCTATTGCGCATATTAGCCTAAGCACCTATGATCCGACGGCTTTTCATTGCCGGTAACCCTGAATGACCCATACACCATTAAATGCCGTCCAAGCCAATATGGCGACGACCATCCTCAGCAGTGTGCTGCAGGATAATAAACCTTTAGATCGCGCTTATTCGTTAGCCTTTGCTAATCAGCAAATGGCCCCTGCACAGTTGGCCCAAATTACGCGCTGTGTTGGCGAAATTATGCGCCGCTTAAATCTGTTCGCCTTCTTAGTCACAGGTTCAGATGAATTTGAGTTAGCTGAACTTGGCAATGCCAGTACCCAACTTGTGAGTGCGTGGCATTTATTGCATGAACTGCCGCTACCTAAATTCCCTTATTGTCGTCCCCTTGATGAAGATGATTTTGCCCAGCGTTTAGCGCTAGCTAAAGAGGACTTGGTGTTGTGGGATGGCTGTCCTGCTTGGCTTGAAGCCTTCGGCGTACAAAGCCTTGGTGATGCATGGCCAGCAGAGCGCCAAGCATTGGCACAAGGTGCTAAACGTTTTATCCGAGTGAATTTATTAAAATGCACTCGCGCCGAGTTACAGCAGAAATTAGCTGGCGAAGGCATTGAAACTCAATTTGTTGAAACTGTTGATAGCAGCTTAGAAGTGCTTAATGATTCGGCTTTGTTTAAATCACAAGCATTTAAAGACGGTTGGTTTGAGCAGCAAGATGCCGGCTCGCAATTAGTTGCCGATGCACTTGATGTAAAGCCCGGTATGCGAGTGATTGATGCTTGCGCTGGTGCTGGTGGTAAAACCTTGCATTTAGCTGCGCACATGCAGGGTAAAGGCCGTTTGTTGGCCATGGATGTCGAGACTTGGAAACTTGATAATCTCAAAATCCGTGCTCGTCGCGCCGGTGCTCATAATGTTGAAACCCGATTAATCATCGGCAGTAAAACCATTAAGCGATTGAAAGAGTCCGCCGACCGTTTGTTATTAGATGTGCCGTGTTCAGGCCTAGGGGTACTTAAACGTAATCCAGATACCAAATGGCGTGATGCTCAAGACCGC is from Shewanella sp. SNU WT4 and encodes:
- a CDS encoding RsmB/NOP family class I SAM-dependent RNA methyltransferase; the encoded protein is MTHTPLNAVQANMATTILSSVLQDNKPLDRAYSLAFANQQMAPAQLAQITRCVGEIMRRLNLFAFLVTGSDEFELAELGNASTQLVSAWHLLHELPLPKFPYCRPLDEDDFAQRLALAKEDLVLWDGCPAWLEAFGVQSLGDAWPAERQALAQGAKRFIRVNLLKCTRAELQQKLAGEGIETQFVETVDSSLEVLNDSALFKSQAFKDGWFEQQDAGSQLVADALDVKPGMRVIDACAGAGGKTLHLAAHMQGKGRLLAMDVETWKLDNLKIRARRAGAHNVETRLIIGSKTIKRLKESADRLLLDVPCSGLGVLKRNPDTKWRDAQDRLPVLMELQAHIIDSYSRMLKPGGVMVYATCSIMPCENQEQVQLFLANHPEFSLVMEETILPSVSGFDGFYLAKLTKNA